In Mycobacterium sp. Aquia_216, a genomic segment contains:
- a CDS encoding alpha/beta hydrolase, which yields MTMNAKRRRVQEKLARMPGVRPVRRPISPGSTDEFDLFYVRAGRKSAHPMVIIPGGPGVASIQVYKGLRRRAALAGLDIIMIEHRGIGMSRHDDSGADLPPEAITVDQVVDDIAAVLDDAHVDSAVIYGTSYGSYIAAGFGVRHPGRVHAMILDSPLLSGHDIALVRDAIRGLLVDGDTPETAALAAKVRQLIAAGRMTGTAGEVATTIYAYGGVPLLDRVLDLLLSGRMVLWRLLSRFSAVVSLNVAYHHEIDLVSRIAFRELDYASQPDGLPLDPAVALREIISESDAFEAEPYDLVAEMPKFNWPTVVVSGGRDLVTPRSVAERVASLVPNALLLALPTMAHSAVDFRESAALKIAEAVCRGDIDKLAGQGSALDALPARPAIRLLWKAVEVAAIAEGALPAVTPLCRRLSSA from the coding sequence ATGACCATGAACGCGAAACGGCGCCGGGTGCAGGAAAAGCTTGCGCGAATGCCCGGCGTTCGTCCGGTGCGCAGGCCGATATCTCCAGGCAGCACCGACGAGTTCGATCTGTTCTACGTCCGCGCCGGGCGCAAGTCCGCCCACCCGATGGTCATCATCCCGGGCGGTCCGGGAGTGGCGTCGATCCAGGTCTACAAGGGGCTGCGGCGGCGCGCCGCCCTCGCGGGTCTCGACATCATCATGATCGAGCACCGCGGCATCGGTATGTCGCGTCATGACGACTCCGGCGCCGACCTGCCGCCCGAAGCGATCACCGTCGATCAGGTGGTCGACGACATCGCCGCCGTCCTCGACGACGCCCATGTGGATTCCGCCGTCATCTACGGCACGTCGTACGGCAGCTATATCGCGGCCGGCTTCGGCGTACGCCATCCCGGGCGGGTGCACGCGATGATCCTCGATTCACCGCTGCTGTCAGGCCACGACATTGCGCTCGTTCGCGACGCGATCCGTGGCTTGCTGGTCGACGGCGATACACCGGAAACCGCCGCATTGGCGGCGAAGGTCCGCCAGCTGATCGCCGCCGGGCGCATGACCGGGACGGCGGGGGAGGTTGCCACCACCATTTACGCCTACGGCGGGGTGCCCCTGCTGGATCGCGTACTCGACTTGTTGCTCAGTGGCCGAATGGTGTTGTGGCGGCTGCTGTCCCGCTTCTCCGCCGTGGTCAGTCTCAATGTGGCGTACCACCACGAAATCGATCTGGTGAGTCGCATCGCGTTCCGCGAACTCGACTACGCGTCCCAACCCGACGGCCTGCCGCTGGACCCCGCAGTGGCGCTACGCGAAATCATCAGCGAATCAGATGCTTTCGAGGCGGAGCCGTACGACTTGGTGGCCGAGATGCCGAAGTTCAATTGGCCCACGGTCGTCGTTTCCGGCGGCAGGGACCTGGTGACGCCGCGGTCGGTGGCTGAGCGCGTGGCATCGCTGGTGCCGAACGCGCTGCTATTGGCGTTGCCGACGATGGCGCACAGCGCGGTGGACTTTCGTGAGTCCGCCGCGCTCAAGATCGCCGAGGCGGTGTGCCGCGGCGACATCGACAAGCTTGCCGGTCAAGGATCGGCGCTGGACGCCCTGCCGGCCCGGCCCGCCATACGCCTGCTGTGGAAGGCGGTGGAGGTGGCCGCGATCGCCGAGGGTGCGCTGCCCGCCGTGACACCGCTGTGCCGGCGCCTCAGCTCCGCATGA
- a CDS encoding AAA family ATPase — MKLHRLVLTNYRGIRHREIEFPDHGVVVVSGANEIGKSSMIEALDLLLESRDRSTKKDVKQVKPTNSDVGSEVTAEISSGTYRFVYRKRFHKKCETELTVLTPRREQLTGDEAHERVRSMLAETVDNDLWHAQRVLQATSTAAVDLSGCDALSRALDVAAGDEAALSGNEPLLIERIDAEYGRYFTPTGRPTGEWAAAISRLSAADAAVAECTAAVAEVDDRVRRHAVLTGQVAELSQLRSAAGPRLACAQAAADKTAALTRQAREAKLVADAAVANSTAATAAHIGRTRLVTEIETRAAAVAAAATAAQQAADAQTAAQADAETAAAALQEATQVLAELQRRVESARRTVDQLAEREEIDRLGARLAKIDAAQRDRDRVGAELSAVVLTEQLLRRIESAAAAVDRAGDQLAMISAAVEFTAVSDIELAVGQQRVSLSAGQSWSTTATGPTEVEVPGVLTARITPGTTALDVQSKYAAAQQELAAALAAGQVADLGAARAADQRRRELQSSRDQLNATLSGLCGDEDIDQLRGRLMQLRAGQPAEPDLFVTDVASARAELDTAQAARLAAEAECETRRRTAAIADSQLAENSTRATLLLNEAATQRSELNRATAQLVQERSSVSDEDLASSAAAGQRAAATAERRAVELGEELAAAAPDAVNAELAAAKDAAESLSGRYEDAARALRELTIELSVFGSEGRQGKLDAAEIEREHAAGQHTRIGGRARAAELLRSVMARHRDTTRLGYVEPYRSELQRLGRPVFGPSFEVDVDTDLCIRSRTLDGVTVPYDSLSGGAKEQLGILARLAGAALVAKEDAVPVVVDDALGFTDPDRLAKMGEVFDTVGAHGQVIVLTCSPDRYDSVKGAHRIDLNV; from the coding sequence ATGAAGCTGCACCGGTTGGTCTTGACGAACTACCGCGGCATCCGCCACCGCGAGATTGAATTTCCCGACCACGGCGTGGTCGTGGTCAGCGGCGCCAATGAGATCGGCAAGTCGTCGATGATCGAGGCGCTGGACCTGCTGCTGGAATCCAGGGACCGCTCGACCAAAAAGGACGTCAAACAGGTCAAGCCCACCAACAGCGATGTCGGCTCCGAGGTGACAGCTGAAATCAGCAGCGGCACTTATCGTTTCGTCTATCGCAAGCGCTTCCACAAGAAGTGCGAGACGGAGTTGACCGTGCTGACGCCGCGCCGCGAGCAGTTGACCGGCGACGAAGCCCACGAACGGGTCCGGTCGATGCTCGCCGAGACGGTGGACAATGACCTGTGGCACGCCCAGCGCGTGCTGCAGGCCACATCGACGGCCGCGGTGGATCTGTCCGGGTGTGATGCGCTTTCGCGTGCCCTCGATGTCGCGGCCGGTGACGAGGCGGCGCTGTCCGGCAACGAGCCGTTGCTCATCGAGCGGATCGACGCCGAGTACGGGCGCTACTTCACCCCCACCGGACGCCCTACCGGGGAGTGGGCCGCGGCCATCTCCCGACTGTCCGCCGCCGACGCCGCGGTCGCGGAGTGCACGGCGGCGGTCGCGGAGGTCGACGACCGGGTGCGTCGCCACGCCGTGCTGACCGGGCAAGTCGCCGAGCTCTCGCAGCTGCGGTCGGCGGCCGGCCCGCGCTTGGCCTGCGCGCAGGCCGCTGCCGACAAGACCGCGGCGCTGACTCGCCAGGCGCGCGAAGCCAAGCTGGTCGCCGATGCCGCGGTCGCCAATAGCACCGCCGCGACCGCCGCGCACATCGGGCGTACGCGCTTGGTGACCGAGATCGAAACTCGCGCAGCGGCTGTCGCGGCCGCCGCGACAGCAGCGCAGCAAGCCGCCGACGCGCAGACGGCGGCACAGGCCGACGCCGAGACGGCGGCTGCGGCATTGCAGGAGGCCACTCAGGTGCTGGCGGAGCTGCAACGCCGCGTCGAATCCGCCCGCCGCACCGTCGACCAGCTCGCCGAACGCGAGGAAATCGACCGGTTGGGCGCCCGCCTGGCCAAGATCGACGCGGCCCAGCGCGACCGCGACCGCGTGGGTGCGGAGCTTTCCGCGGTCGTCCTCACCGAGCAGCTACTACGCCGAATCGAAAGTGCCGCAGCCGCGGTCGACCGCGCCGGTGACCAGCTTGCGATGATCTCCGCGGCGGTCGAGTTCACCGCCGTGTCCGACATCGAACTCGCGGTCGGCCAACAACGGGTGTCGTTGTCGGCCGGGCAAAGCTGGTCGACGACAGCCACCGGTCCCACCGAGGTCGAGGTTCCCGGTGTCCTCACCGCACGGATCACTCCCGGCACGACGGCGCTTGACGTTCAGTCGAAATACGCTGCGGCACAACAAGAACTGGCCGCAGCGCTGGCAGCCGGTCAGGTCGCCGACCTCGGTGCCGCACGGGCGGCCGACCAGCGCCGCCGCGAATTGCAGAGCAGCCGAGACCAATTGAACGCGACGCTGTCCGGCCTGTGCGGCGACGAGGACATTGACCAGCTCCGGGGGCGGCTGATGCAGCTGCGCGCCGGTCAACCTGCCGAGCCCGATCTGTTCGTTACCGATGTCGCTTCCGCTCGTGCCGAACTCGACACCGCGCAGGCCGCTCGCCTGGCCGCGGAAGCCGAATGTGAGACGCGTCGCCGGACCGCGGCCATCGCCGACTCCCAGCTCGCCGAGAACTCCACCCGCGCAACGCTTTTACTCAACGAAGCGGCAACTCAACGATCCGAGCTCAATAGGGCCACCGCTCAGCTGGTCCAGGAGCGATCCTCGGTGAGTGACGAGGACCTCGCTTCGTCGGCGGCTGCCGGGCAACGGGCTGCGGCAACCGCCGAGCGCCGAGCCGTCGAACTGGGCGAAGAGTTGGCCGCCGCGGCGCCGGACGCGGTGAACGCCGAATTGGCCGCGGCCAAGGACGCGGCGGAGTCGCTGAGCGGGCGGTACGAAGATGCTGCCCGTGCGTTGCGCGAGCTCACCATCGAACTCTCGGTCTTCGGCAGCGAGGGACGCCAGGGCAAGCTCGACGCCGCGGAGATCGAGCGCGAGCACGCCGCCGGCCAGCACACCCGGATCGGTGGCCGGGCCCGTGCGGCAGAATTGCTGCGCTCGGTGATGGCTCGTCATCGCGACACCACCCGGCTGGGTTATGTCGAGCCGTATCGCAGCGAATTGCAGCGTCTCGGCCGTCCGGTTTTCGGCCCCAGTTTCGAGGTCGATGTCGACACCGACTTGTGTATCCGCAGCCGAACCCTGGACGGCGTGACGGTCCCTTACGACTCCCTGTCTGGCGGGGCCAAGGAGCAACTCGGGATCCTGGCGCGCCTGGCCGGTGCCGCCCTGGTCGCCAAGGAGGACGCCGTTCCGGTCGTGGTCGACGACGCGCTGGGATTCACCGACCCCGACCGGCTGGCGAAGATGGGTGAGGTGTTCGACACGGTCGGTGCGCACGGGCAGGTGATCGTGTTGACGTGTAGTCCCGATCGTTACGACAGCGTCAAAGGTGCGCACCGTATCGATCTCAACGTGTAG
- a CDS encoding metallophosphoesterase family protein — MRFLHTADWQLGMTRHFLAGDAQPRYSAARRDAVAGLGALATEVGAEFVVVAGDVFEHNQLDPKVIGQSLQSMRAIGIPVYLLPGNHDPLDASSVFTSALFTAECPDNVVVLDHAGPHQVRPGLEIVAAPWRSKAPTSDLVAEVLDGLDTGPVTRVLVAHGGVDMLDPDREKPSLIRLARLEEALDRGAVHYAALGDKHSLTQVGDSGRVWYSGSPEVTNFDDVESNPGHVLVVDIDEANAVSVTPRHVGHWRFVTLHRQVDTSRDIADLDLNLDLMTEKERTVVRLALTGSLTVTDRAALDACLDRYARLFAWLGLWERHTELAVIPADGEFTNLGIGGFAAAAVEELVATARGADADSATDAQAALGLLLRLTDRGAA; from the coding sequence ATGCGATTCCTGCACACCGCCGACTGGCAGCTGGGCATGACCCGCCACTTCCTGGCCGGCGACGCCCAGCCGCGGTATTCGGCCGCCCGGCGCGATGCGGTCGCCGGTCTGGGCGCCCTGGCGACCGAGGTGGGCGCCGAGTTCGTCGTCGTCGCCGGTGACGTCTTCGAACACAACCAGCTCGACCCGAAGGTGATCGGGCAGTCGCTGCAATCCATGCGCGCCATCGGTATTCCGGTCTACCTGCTGCCCGGCAACCATGATCCGCTCGACGCATCGTCGGTGTTCACCAGCGCGCTGTTCACCGCCGAATGCCCGGACAACGTCGTGGTGCTCGACCACGCCGGCCCGCATCAGGTGCGGCCGGGCCTCGAGATCGTCGCTGCGCCGTGGCGGTCCAAGGCCCCGACCAGCGACCTGGTGGCCGAAGTCCTCGACGGCCTCGACACGGGCCCGGTCACCCGCGTGCTCGTCGCCCACGGCGGCGTCGACATGCTCGACCCCGATCGCGAGAAGCCGTCGCTGATTCGGCTGGCCCGGCTCGAAGAGGCACTGGACCGAGGCGCGGTCCACTATGCGGCATTGGGGGATAAGCATTCGCTCACTCAGGTCGGCGACAGCGGACGGGTGTGGTACTCAGGTTCGCCGGAGGTGACGAACTTCGATGACGTCGAGTCCAACCCGGGGCACGTCCTGGTCGTCGACATCGACGAAGCCAACGCGGTTTCCGTGACGCCCCGCCACGTCGGTCATTGGCGGTTTGTCACCTTGCACCGTCAGGTCGACACCAGCCGCGACATCGCCGACCTCGACCTGAATCTCGATCTGATGACCGAGAAGGAGCGCACCGTGGTGCGGCTGGCATTGACGGGATCGTTGACGGTCACCGACCGGGCCGCGCTCGACGCGTGCCTGGACCGCTACGCCCGGCTGTTCGCGTGGCTGGGCCTGTGGGAACGCCACACCGAGCTGGCGGTGATACCCGCCGACGGCGAGTTCACGAATCTGGGCATCGGGGGCTTCGCCGCTGCGGCCGTCGAAGAGCTGGTGGCCACCGCACGTGGGGCCGACGCCGACTCCGCGACCGACGCCCAGGCCGCCCTGGGGCTCTTGCTGCGGCTCACGGATCGGGGTGCGGCATGA
- a CDS encoding SixA phosphatase family protein, whose amino-acid sequence MRHAKSGYPPGVVDHDRPLAPRGIREAGLGGDWLRARQPDIDAVLCSTATRTRETLANAGIDAPVQYRQQLYDTTPGTVIDEINQVPDTVDTLLVVGHEPTMSSLAIGLAGDDGTDTAAIERISEKFPTSAIAVLRVTGDWKDLQLGRAALTGFHVPR is encoded by the coding sequence ATGCGGCATGCGAAATCTGGATACCCGCCCGGCGTCGTGGACCACGACCGGCCGTTGGCCCCCCGCGGCATCCGGGAAGCAGGGCTGGGCGGTGACTGGCTGCGCGCCCGTCAACCCGACATCGACGCCGTGTTGTGCTCCACGGCCACCCGGACCCGCGAGACCCTGGCCAACGCGGGCATCGATGCTCCCGTGCAATACCGCCAGCAGCTCTACGACACCACCCCGGGCACGGTGATCGACGAGATCAACCAGGTCCCGGACACCGTCGACACCCTGCTCGTGGTCGGGCACGAACCGACCATGTCTTCCCTGGCGATCGGCCTGGCAGGCGACGATGGCACCGATACGGCTGCGATAGAACGCATTTCGGAGAAATTCCCCACGTCGGCGATCGCGGTGCTCCGGGTGACCGGCGACTGGAAGGACCTGCAGTTAGGACGCGCCGCGTTGACCGGCTTCCACGTCCCGCGCTGA
- a CDS encoding DUF3558 domain-containing protein: protein MTDSKVPGWRPGKGALACAAVLITALLLLTGCSRSIGGNAVKAGAGGVPRNNNSQQQYPNLLKECEVLTSDILAKTVGADPLDIQSTFVGAICRWQAANPAGLIDITRFWFEQGSLSEERKVADFLHYKVETRTIAGVNSIVMRPDDPNGACGVASDAAGVVGWWVNPQAPGIDACGQALKLMELTLSTNS from the coding sequence ATGACAGATTCGAAGGTTCCCGGCTGGCGGCCCGGCAAGGGCGCCCTCGCCTGTGCAGCCGTGTTGATCACCGCGCTGCTGCTCCTGACCGGCTGTTCGAGATCGATCGGGGGTAACGCCGTCAAGGCGGGTGCGGGCGGCGTGCCGCGCAACAACAACTCCCAGCAGCAGTACCCGAACCTGCTCAAGGAATGTGAGGTCCTGACCAGCGACATCCTGGCCAAGACGGTGGGTGCCGATCCGCTCGACATCCAGAGCACCTTCGTCGGCGCTATCTGCCGCTGGCAGGCGGCCAACCCGGCTGGCCTGATCGATATCACCCGGTTCTGGTTCGAGCAGGGCAGCCTCAGTGAAGAGCGCAAGGTCGCCGACTTCCTCCACTACAAGGTCGAGACGCGAACGATCGCGGGGGTGAACTCGATTGTGATGCGCCCGGACGACCCGAACGGAGCCTGTGGGGTGGCCAGCGACGCGGCAGGAGTCGTCGGCTGGTGGGTCAATCCGCAGGCGCCGGGTATCGATGCCTGCGGGCAGGCCCTCAAGCTGATGGAGCTCACGCTCTCGACGAACTCCTAG
- a CDS encoding DUF3558 domain-containing protein, which yields MRRNLTALALAAITLLAPTVAGCSGSGDNKPGATTSSTPGNAEGQHGPMFPQCGGVSDQAVAELTKMSGLTNTARNSVGCQWLAGGGILGPHFSFSWYRGSPIGRERKTEELSRASVDDVNINGHSGFIAVGNEPNLGDSLCEVGIQFQDDFIEWSISFSQKPFPPPCDIAKELTRQSIANSK from the coding sequence GTGCGTCGTAACCTCACGGCTCTAGCCCTTGCGGCCATCACGCTCTTGGCCCCGACGGTTGCGGGCTGCTCCGGTTCCGGCGACAACAAGCCGGGTGCGACGACCTCGTCGACGCCGGGGAACGCGGAGGGCCAGCACGGACCGATGTTTCCGCAGTGCGGCGGTGTCAGCGACCAAGCGGTGGCCGAACTGACCAAGATGAGCGGGCTGACCAACACCGCCCGCAATTCCGTGGGGTGCCAGTGGCTGGCCGGCGGCGGTATCCTCGGACCGCACTTCTCCTTCTCGTGGTACCGCGGCAGCCCGATCGGACGCGAACGCAAGACCGAGGAGCTCTCGCGCGCCAGCGTCGACGACGTGAACATCAACGGCCACAGCGGCTTCATCGCCGTCGGCAACGAGCCGAACCTGGGTGACTCGCTGTGCGAGGTCGGCATCCAGTTTCAGGACGACTTCATCGAGTGGTCGATCAGCTTCAGCCAAAAGCCCTTCCCGCCGCCGTGTGACATCGCCAAAGAACTGACTCGTCAATCGATTGCGAACTCGAAATGA
- a CDS encoding ABC transporter ATP-binding protein yields the protein MLLALLRQYTRPYRRLVAVLMVLQLISTLATLYLPTVNAAIIDDGVAKGDTATIVRLGMVMLAVTGLQVLCSVGATYVGSRTGMGFGRDLRQAMFERVTAFSEPETARFGAPTLLIRSTNDVRQIQYLVQMAGTVLVTAPIMCIGGIFMAIHQEAALTWLLLVSVPILAVANYWIMSHMLPLFRSMQALIDGINRVMRDQLAGVRVVRAFTRENFERDRFARANAALSNASLTAGNWQALMLPVTTLTINVSSVALIWFGGLRIDRGQMQVGSLTAFLAYFTQILMAVLMATMTLVVLPRAAVCAERITEVLSTRAAIDSPQHPKLPKAGITGVVRLEDAAFTYPGADRPVLQDISLTARPGTTTAVVGSTGSGKSTLVSLICRLYDVTAGAVLVDDVDVRDYDTERLWSAIGLVPQRGYLFSGTVADNLRIGAAPGQVVTDDEMWEALRVAAADEFVRAHADGLQMPVAQAGMNFSGGQRQRLAIARAVIRRPAIYLFDDAFSALDAHTDARVRAALHETSGGATIIVVTQRISTASQADQIIVVDNGKLVGSGTHESLLADCTTYAEFADSQSVGALRTGQVRGTQ from the coding sequence ATGCTTCTGGCACTGCTGCGCCAGTACACCCGGCCGTACCGCAGGCTGGTGGCGGTGCTGATGGTGCTTCAACTGATCAGCACGCTGGCGACGCTGTACCTGCCGACGGTCAACGCCGCGATCATCGATGACGGCGTCGCCAAAGGCGACACCGCAACGATCGTCCGGCTCGGCATGGTGATGCTGGCGGTCACCGGGCTGCAGGTGTTGTGCTCGGTCGGGGCCACCTATGTCGGGTCACGCACCGGGATGGGGTTCGGCCGCGACCTGCGCCAGGCGATGTTCGAACGCGTCACCGCCTTCTCCGAGCCCGAGACCGCCCGATTCGGTGCGCCGACGCTGCTGATCCGCAGCACCAATGATGTCCGCCAGATCCAGTACCTGGTTCAGATGGCGGGCACGGTACTGGTCACGGCGCCGATCATGTGCATCGGCGGAATCTTCATGGCCATCCATCAAGAGGCCGCGCTGACGTGGTTGTTGCTGGTCAGCGTCCCGATCCTGGCCGTGGCCAACTACTGGATCATGTCGCACATGCTGCCGCTGTTCCGCAGCATGCAAGCGCTGATCGACGGCATCAACCGGGTGATGCGCGACCAGCTGGCCGGGGTGCGGGTGGTCCGGGCGTTCACCCGCGAAAACTTCGAGCGTGACCGGTTCGCTCGGGCCAACGCGGCGTTGTCGAATGCGTCCCTGACCGCTGGTAACTGGCAAGCGTTGATGCTGCCGGTGACCACGCTGACCATCAACGTGTCCAGCGTCGCGCTGATCTGGTTCGGCGGCCTGCGCATCGATCGCGGCCAGATGCAGGTCGGCTCGCTGACCGCTTTCCTGGCCTATTTCACCCAGATCCTGATGGCCGTGCTGATGGCGACGATGACGCTGGTGGTGCTGCCACGCGCGGCAGTGTGCGCCGAGCGCATCACCGAGGTGCTGTCCACTCGTGCCGCCATCGACAGCCCACAACACCCGAAGCTGCCGAAGGCAGGGATCACCGGCGTTGTGCGCTTGGAGGATGCAGCATTCACCTATCCGGGCGCTGATCGCCCCGTGCTGCAAGATATCTCGTTGACCGCACGACCGGGCACCACCACCGCGGTCGTCGGCAGCACCGGCTCGGGCAAGTCGACGCTGGTGTCGCTGATCTGCCGGCTTTACGACGTGACCGCCGGTGCCGTCCTGGTCGACGACGTCGACGTTCGCGACTACGACACCGAGCGGCTCTGGTCGGCCATCGGCCTGGTCCCGCAACGCGGGTACCTCTTCTCCGGCACCGTCGCGGACAACCTGCGAATAGGCGCGGCCCCCGGCCAGGTGGTAACCGACGACGAGATGTGGGAAGCGTTACGGGTCGCGGCCGCCGACGAATTCGTCCGGGCGCACGCGGACGGGCTGCAGATGCCCGTCGCCCAGGCCGGAATGAATTTCTCAGGCGGCCAACGGCAACGGCTGGCGATCGCCAGGGCGGTCATTCGCCGCCCGGCGATCTATTTGTTCGACGACGCATTCTCGGCACTCGATGCGCACACCGACGCACGTGTTCGTGCCGCACTGCACGAGACCTCCGGCGGCGCCACCATCATCGTTGTCACACAGCGCATTTCGACGGCTTCTCAGGCTGACCAGATCATCGTCGTAGACAACGGGAAATTGGTCGGCTCGGGCACCCATGAATCACTGCTGGCCGATTGCACCACGTACGCGGAATTCGCCGACTCGCAGTCGGTCGGCGCCCTGCGAACAGGTCAAGTCCGGGGAACGCAGTGA
- a CDS encoding ABC transporter ATP-binding protein, which translates to MTTATNRPTRAAAPSARSRDFWGTAARLVKRLAPQRTLSFAVIALGLTGTVIGVVVPRILGHATDLLFNGVIGRELPAGITKAQAVAQARARGDGAFSDLLSGMDVTPGQGVDFGAVAKTLAIALALYVVAALFIWTQARLLNLTLQRTMVALRSEVEDKVHRLPLSYFDGRLRGELLSRVTNDIDNVQSSLSMTISQLLTSVLTVVTVLAMMVSISPMLTLITVLTVPLSLLATRAIARRSRRLFVAQWTSIGRLNAHIEETYSGFTVVKTFGHRDAAREQFRSLNDDVYRASFGSQFFSGLVAPATTFIGNLGYVAVAVLGGLQVATGHITLGNIQAFIQYVRQFNNPLGQVAGMYNTLQSGVASAERVFDLLDEPEEAPDPAPTLSDGQPPQPRGRVEFQHVSFAYHPGTPVIEDLSMIAEPGSTVAIVGPTGAGKTTLVNLLMRFYDVDSGRILVDGVDITTVSRQTLRSRIGMVLQDTWLFDGTIADNIAYGRPEASAAEVAEAAEAAYVDRFVHTLPAGYQTRVTGDGANISAGEKQLITIARAFLARPQLLILDEATSSVDTRTETLIQRAMHELRRDRTSFVIAHRLSTIRDADRIVVVESGRVVEQGNHAELMGRRGAYYAMTRA; encoded by the coding sequence GTGACCACGGCGACAAACCGGCCCACCCGCGCAGCCGCTCCGAGCGCGCGATCGCGAGACTTTTGGGGCACCGCGGCCCGGCTGGTGAAACGGCTTGCGCCGCAGCGAACGCTGAGCTTCGCGGTGATCGCCCTGGGCCTCACCGGCACGGTGATCGGCGTTGTCGTTCCGCGAATCCTGGGTCACGCCACCGATTTGCTCTTCAACGGTGTGATCGGACGAGAGCTCCCAGCGGGAATCACCAAGGCCCAGGCCGTCGCGCAGGCGCGGGCGCGCGGTGATGGCGCCTTTTCCGACCTGCTGTCCGGAATGGATGTGACGCCCGGCCAAGGTGTGGACTTCGGCGCGGTGGCGAAAACACTCGCTATCGCGCTTGCCTTGTATGTCGTTGCGGCACTGTTTATTTGGACACAAGCACGGCTGCTCAATCTCACCCTGCAGCGCACCATGGTCGCGCTGCGCTCGGAAGTCGAGGACAAGGTCCATCGACTGCCGTTGTCCTACTTCGACGGACGGCTGCGCGGCGAGCTGCTGAGCCGGGTGACCAACGACATCGACAACGTCCAATCGTCGCTGTCGATGACGATCAGCCAGCTGCTGACTTCGGTTCTCACCGTCGTGACGGTGCTGGCCATGATGGTCTCGATCTCGCCGATGCTGACGCTGATCACCGTGCTGACCGTGCCGCTGTCCCTGCTGGCGACCCGAGCGATCGCGCGCCGTTCGCGACGTCTGTTCGTGGCGCAGTGGACCAGCATCGGACGCCTCAACGCCCACATCGAAGAGACGTACAGCGGGTTCACGGTGGTCAAGACATTCGGCCACCGGGACGCGGCACGTGAACAATTCCGCAGCCTCAACGACGACGTCTACCGCGCCAGCTTCGGCTCCCAGTTCTTCTCTGGCCTGGTGGCACCGGCCACGACGTTCATCGGCAATCTCGGCTACGTCGCCGTCGCGGTGCTCGGCGGCCTGCAGGTGGCCACCGGGCACATCACGCTGGGCAACATCCAGGCGTTCATCCAGTACGTCCGGCAGTTCAACAACCCGCTGGGCCAGGTGGCCGGGATGTACAACACCCTGCAATCCGGGGTGGCCAGCGCGGAGCGGGTGTTCGACCTGCTCGACGAGCCCGAGGAAGCGCCGGATCCCGCCCCGACACTTTCCGACGGCCAACCGCCGCAACCGCGCGGACGCGTCGAGTTTCAGCACGTGAGCTTTGCCTACCACCCGGGCACGCCGGTGATCGAAGACCTGTCGATGATCGCCGAGCCGGGCAGCACCGTCGCGATCGTCGGACCGACCGGAGCGGGCAAGACCACCCTGGTGAACCTGCTGATGCGGTTCTACGACGTCGATTCCGGCCGAATCCTGGTCGATGGCGTCGACATCACCACGGTCAGCCGACAAACCCTGCGATCGAGAATCGGCATGGTGCTGCAAGACACCTGGCTCTTCGATGGGACCATCGCGGACAACATTGCCTACGGAAGACCCGAGGCCAGCGCAGCCGAGGTGGCCGAGGCCGCCGAGGCGGCCTACGTCGATCGGTTTGTCCACACCCTGCCGGCCGGCTACCAGACCCGGGTCACCGGCGACGGCGCCAACATCAGCGCCGGCGAGAAGCAGCTGATCACGATCGCGCGTGCGTTTCTTGCCCGTCCGCAGCTGTTGATCCTCGACGAGGCAACCAGCTCGGTCGACACTCGCACGGAGACCCTCATTCAGCGCGCCATGCATGAACTGCGCCGGGACCGCACGAGTTTCGTTATCGCGCACCGGCTTTCGACGATCCGCGATGCCGACCGCATCGTGGTGGTCGAGTCCGGCCGCGTCGTCGAACAGGGCAACCACGCTGAACTCATGGGCCGCCGGGGTGCCTACTACGCGATGACCCGGGCCTGA
- a CDS encoding DUF732 domain-containing protein has product MFSHRIRTVASTMIGAAAIGLIAVGTAGTASAGTADDAFLAQMDNLGISFSSPADAIKDGHKVCQELASGKTGTDVATEVLKQTNLTSHQAAYFVVDATHAYCPQLAPQLT; this is encoded by the coding sequence ATGTTCTCTCACCGCATCCGCACAGTTGCCAGCACCATGATCGGCGCCGCCGCCATCGGACTGATCGCGGTCGGTACCGCCGGCACCGCAAGTGCCGGCACCGCCGACGACGCGTTCCTCGCCCAGATGGACAACCTTGGTATCTCGTTCAGCTCGCCTGCGGACGCCATCAAGGACGGCCACAAGGTCTGCCAGGAACTCGCCTCCGGCAAAACCGGCACCGACGTCGCCACCGAGGTCCTCAAGCAGACGAACCTGACCAGCCACCAGGCCGCCTACTTCGTCGTCGACGCGACGCACGCCTACTGCCCGCAACTCGCTCCTCAGCTCACCTAA